A region of Thiofilum sp. DNA encodes the following proteins:
- a CDS encoding c-type cytochrome, with product MAHSTPPHDPMAKPVLVGGLLILGAAVFVLVTNLFNTIEKNSTRGLDDPANLQNPSLEQDLKRIGMVKTVDKSIAPVARTGEQVYQALCTNCHAAGTLGAPKIDDKAAWEPRLAQGLKGLVTSAINGKNQMPAKGGDPSLTEQEITDAILYMTGKAGIDLAKADAAAPAESAAAPAAAPAAQAATPAPAATQAAAPTPAAAPAAQAAAPAPAAPAEPAAPAAPAPAAAPATPAPAAAPAAPAPAAAPAAPAPAAAPAAPAPAAAPAQAQQAAGASSTVEGEKVYKSLCFSCHDVGVSGSPKLTDKAAWAPRIATGMETLYTSALKGKNLMPARGGNPALTDAQIKAAVDYMVVQAK from the coding sequence GTGGCTCATTCAACACCACCTCATGACCCAATGGCAAAACCTGTTTTGGTTGGCGGTTTATTAATATTGGGCGCGGCCGTTTTTGTACTGGTAACGAATCTATTCAATACCATAGAGAAGAACAGTACTAGGGGCTTAGATGACCCCGCCAATTTACAAAACCCATCGCTTGAACAAGATTTAAAGCGCATTGGCATGGTTAAAACGGTGGATAAATCCATTGCACCGGTTGCCCGTACCGGCGAGCAAGTCTATCAAGCACTTTGTACCAATTGCCACGCAGCAGGTACTTTAGGTGCTCCTAAGATCGATGATAAAGCAGCTTGGGAACCACGTCTTGCCCAAGGCTTAAAAGGTTTAGTAACTTCAGCGATTAATGGTAAGAATCAAATGCCTGCTAAAGGGGGCGATCCTTCTTTAACCGAGCAAGAAATTACTGATGCTATTTTATATATGACCGGCAAAGCTGGCATTGACTTAGCTAAGGCCGATGCAGCAGCTCCGGCTGAATCAGCAGCTGCTCCAGCCGCAGCCCCTGCTGCTCAGGCTGCTACTCCTGCTCCAGCGGCAACTCAGGCTGCTGCTCCTACTCCAGCGGCAGCTCCCGCTGCTCAAGCCGCAGCTCCTGCTCCAGCAGCTCCGGCTGAACCTGCCGCTCCAGCAGCCCCTGCACCAGCGGCAGCTCCAGCAACCCCTGCACCAGCGGCGGCTCCAGCAGCCCCTGCACCAGCGGCGGCTCCAGCAGCTCCAGCACCAGCGGCAGCTCCAGCAGCGCCCGCTCCAGCCGCAGCGCCTGCACAAGCACAACAAGCAGCGGGTGCTAGCAGCACAGTAGAAGGTGAAAAGGTTTATAAATCTTTATGCTTCTCTTGCCATGACGTAGGGGTATCGGGTTCGCCGAAACTAACAGATAAAGCAGCGTGGGCTCCGCGTATTGCTACGGGTATGGAAACCTTATATACCAGCGCATTAAAAGGTAAAAACTTAATGCCTGCTCGCGGTGGTAATCCTGCTTTGACCGATGCACAAATTAAAGCAGCGGTTGATTACATGGTTGTTCAAGCGAAATAA